In Leishmania mexicana MHOM/GT/2001/U1103 complete genome, chromosome 34, one DNA window encodes the following:
- a CDS encoding glycosomal membrane protein, with the protein MSAAVFEYLGNTGDRDKVMAIVQFLPMALAGPANDAGCIALSKSLKSLSSMADGYRAITRLALLFNALSKPTLEALSKPKGDVLLDRVDQLSHFFHVCFCFFENTAVLSSHNVYPNRFVRLGGCAVTCWFYTLMLGLMRQAYVMTQKKNTPEEQKRQMITTVKLGCFLIFSLTCFPKGGPQLLEDVNGPLVPLHKTLQLIAPKHLALNETIRGVLGFIASMCDFY; encoded by the coding sequence AtgtccgccgccgtctttgAGTACCTTGGCAACACGGGAGACCGTGATAAGGTGATGGCCATCGTGCAGTTCCTCCCCATGGCCCTCGCTGGCCCTGCTAACGATGCCGGTTGCATCGCTCTCAGCAAGTCTCTGAAGAGCCTCTCGTCCATGGCGGACGGCTACCGTGCCATCACGCGTCTCGCCCTTCTCTTCAACGCGCTGTCAAAGCCAACGCTGGAGGCACTCTCCAAGCCTAAGGGTGACGTACTACTCGACCGTGTGGACCAGCTGAGCCACTTCTTCCACGTGTGCTTCTGCTTCTTCGAGAACACGGCAGTGCTGTCCAGCCACAACGTGTACCCGAACCGCTTTGTCCGCCTCGGTGGCTGCGCTGTGACCTGCTGGTTCTACACACTGATGCTCGGTCTGATGCGCCAGGCGTACGTCATGACGCAAAAGAAGAACACACCGGAGGAACAGAAGCGGCAGATGATCACCACCGTGAAGCTAGGCTGCTTCTTGATCTTCTCGCTGACGTGCTTCCCGAAGGGTGGCCCACAGCTACTGGAGGACGTGAACGGCccgctggtgccgctgcacaagacgctgcagctcatcgCGCCGAAGCATCTCGCGCTGAACGAAACGATCCGTGGTGTGCTTGGCTTCATCGCGTCCATGTGTGATTTCTACTGA